CCATTGCCTTTGTCCTCGGTTTTTCTTTTGTTTTTATGACATTAGGGTTTTCGTCGTCATTTATCGGAAACATTCTGTCCTCATATCAGACCTACATCGTGAAGGCAGGTGGACTGATTCTCATCGTTATGGGGCTATTTTACCTGAATCTTATTAAGATACCCATCTTAAACCGGGAAAAGGTTATTCAACTTAAGGAAAAGCCTATCGGAATATTTGGTTCCTTTATCGTAGGGATAACTTTCTCATTAGGGTGGACACCATGCATAGGTCCTGCCCTCTCCTCCATCCTCATTATTGCCTCTACGGCAGAAAATGTCTTTAAAGGCGTTTATCTTCTGGGCTTATACTCCCTCGGTATGGCAATACCTTTCCTCATCTCTTCGTTGCTTTGCAACAGACTGCTCGACTTTTTGAAACGTTACGGACACCTTGTAAGATATTCGATGAAGATATTAGGGATACTCCTTATTATCGTTGGCTTATTACTGATCACTTCATACTTTGGAAGGCTGAGCCTGGTACTTGGACAGGCGCTAACGTTCTGACGCAAAAAAAATGAAGTAACTGAGTAACTGAGTAATTGAGTAACTGAGTAATTAAAATCACTTAATCACTTATTTACTTAATTACTCGAATTTCAATGCATGCTATCTACTATCTACTATTCACTATTCACTGCTCTAAAAGTTCAGTTCCTTCAACTCCTGTTTAAACCTTGTTTTAAACTTATTCAACACCTTATTCTCGATCTGTCTTACGCGTTCCCGTGAAATCTTGAACTTCTCTCCTATTTCCTGTAAGGTCATGGACTCATCAGTCATTATCCTGTTGTCGAATATAAATAATTCTTTTTCGTTTAAGCCCTTTTTGAACTCCGTCACCCTCTGTGCAAGCAGATCGCTCATTTCCTTATCAGCAACAATTTCTTCGACGTTCTCCCCAGTCTTGATCATATCCATTACAGTATCGTCACCCTCTTCGTGGATGGGAGTTTCCAGTGAGATGTCAGTATATGCAAGCCTCTTCTGCATACTCTCCACTTCTTCTTCCTTTACGTCGAGTGTGCTGGCGAGAAGTTGCGGGGCAGGAAAGATTCCGAGCGCTTCAAGCTTCTGCTTTTCCTTGTTGAGTCTGTAAAACAGCTTTCTCTGTCCCTGTGTTGTTCCAATCTTTACAAGACTCCAGGAATCCATGATGTATTTTAAAATGTAGGCCCTGATCCAGAAAGAAGCATATGTTGAAAACTTGGTTCCCCTGTAAGGATTATACTTTTTTACTGCGTGCAGAAGACCGACATTCCCTTCCTGAATGAGGTCAAGGATATTCAGGTATGTGTTGTAGTATTCGAGTGCTATCTTGACAACAAGCCTGAGGTTTGAAATCACCATCTTCTGTGCAGCTTCGATATTCTTGTTTTCATGTATCTTTGTGGCCACCTCCAGCTCCTCTTCCCTCGAAAGTACGGGATATTTAGACACCTCTGAAAGGTATTTTTTCAGCGGATCAAAGGGGATGGACAAGCTCTTGTCTTCAATTTCCTGCATGATGTCGTTATCATCTTCAGACAATAATTTCTCGGTCAATTAATGTTCTCCTCTAACCTGAATAAGTTCGGCAACAATACTGACCGCAATCTCCTGCGGTGTTTCGGCATGGATGGAAAGACCGATAGGGGCATGAACCCGCTCTATTGTTTTCTCATCAAAGTCGCACTCTCTCATATAGTCAAAGACTATCTTTACCTTTCTCCTGCTGCCAATCATTCCAACGTAGCGAACCTGTCTTCTGAGCGTCTCTTTCAGGACATCTGCATCGTATGCATGTCCTCTCGTAACGATTGCAACAAATTCAGCGCCGGTGAACTTCACACGATCAAATATATGACGAAAATCGTCCACAATAATCTCGTCTGCCTCAGGAAACCTTTCCCTGTTGGCAAATTCCGCTCTATCGTCAACAACTACAACGTAAAAATCAACTAATTTAGCTATTTTTGCGATATATTGTGATACATGACCTGCACCAAAAATATACAGC
This genomic window from Pseudomonadota bacterium contains:
- a CDS encoding RNA polymerase factor sigma-32 is translated as MTEKLLSEDDNDIMQEIEDKSLSIPFDPLKKYLSEVSKYPVLSREEELEVATKIHENKNIEAAQKMVISNLRLVVKIALEYYNTYLNILDLIQEGNVGLLHAVKKYNPYRGTKFSTYASFWIRAYILKYIMDSWSLVKIGTTQGQRKLFYRLNKEKQKLEALGIFPAPQLLASTLDVKEEEVESMQKRLAYTDISLETPIHEEGDDTVMDMIKTGENVEEIVADKEMSDLLAQRVTEFKKGLNEKELFIFDNRIMTDESMTLQEIGEKFKISRERVRQIENKVLNKFKTRFKQELKELNF
- a CDS encoding cytochrome c biogenesis protein CcdA — translated: MDLSGLIAFGSGILSFFSPCVLPLIPSYLIFISGISVDNYNEVLSSKYRKNVLIHSIAFVLGFSFVFMTLGFSSSFIGNILSSYQTYIVKAGGLILIVMGLFYLNLIKIPILNREKVIQLKEKPIGIFGSFIVGITFSLGWTPCIGPALSSILIIASTAENVFKGVYLLGLYSLGMAIPFLISSLLCNRLLDFLKRYGHLVRYSMKILGILLIIVGLLLITSYFGRLSLVLGQALTF